The DNA window ACAAGGGCGTTGCGCGCAACCCTTCCGCCGACAATGACGCCGGCATCGGTCGCGGAAAATAACGGATTTTCACGTTGAAGGGCGGATGTACCCCTTCGACATCAAAGGGCCCCGCCGCCATACGGGGCCCTTTGCTATTGTCACCTGACAGCCGGGATCGATCAATGGCGGTAATGCCGGCGCCGGTGATGCACCGGCGGATGTCCTATATAGGCATAGTTGTTTTGCCAGGATGGATAGCCGCCGTCCGTATAGGGATTGCCTGGCCCCAGATTCTGGCAATTGGCGTCAGGATAGTACTGGGCGCAACGGCCGGGATTCGAGATCACCGGCTGCGCTTGAGACGCGCCCACCAGCGCCGTTGCCGCGACAGCCGCGGCACCCAACAAAGCAAATTTCATTCGTTCTTCTCCTGATTTGCGCGGTCGGCTAAACGTGGTGTCGGAACTCACATTCCCCCAATTATGCTCTTGTAATGGTGATGATAGTGACGCGGAATTTACCCGTGAGACTCATCGACCGGGCGGGGTGACGATTTGCGTCGTGGACTACGGTTTGACCGGCTTCTTCATGTGGACCTCGCCACAGCTGGATGCGACTCGCGTGGTGATTCTTCAAAGCCGCGATGTGCATGGAACACGATGTTCGCAGCGAACCTCGCATTGGTGCGCAGCGCGACCGCGTGGCCCCCTCTTCACACATCACCGACCGATGCCCCAAACGGATCAACCGAACCTTGAAGACGCGCCCACATAGGGCCCATCGGGCGCCGCCTTCATACTTCCGGAATGTTAAGAACGCGCCTTCAACGGCTGCAGCAACCGATTGCGAGGGGAAGGTAGGTCAGGCTCACATTTTAGTGACCCATTCGGCCACATGATTTTCGCGGAGTATCGAAATAAACGATCTGGGCCGATGTTTGCTAAATAGCGCAAAAGCGGCTGGAGAGAGATTTCGCGATGTCTAAGGCTGCCCTAGTCTCCCTCGCGACATCGGTCCCTCCGCACGCTTTCTTACAGAAGGATGTTCTGGCGGCAGCCTGGAATGTGTTCGGTCCCCGTTTTCCCGAGTTCGAAAGGTTTTCGAGCATTTTTTCGAATACCGGAATCGTCAAGCGACATGGCGTGAAGCCATTCGACTGGTATCTCGAGCCCCGGGGCTGGCCGGAGCGCACCGAGGCCTTTCTTGGAGGCGCCGAGGCGCTTTTTGTCGACGTCGCCGAGAAAGCGCTGGCAAGTGCCAACCTCGCCGGCAGCGATATCGACACCGTCGTCACCGTCAGCTCCACCGGAATCGCGACGCCAAGCCTGGAGGCCCGTGTTGCCCGACGAATGGGTTTCCGATCCGACGTCACGCGCGTGCCGGTGTTCGGCCTCGGCTGCGCGGGCGGGGCCTCGGGCTTGTCGATCGCCTCCCGCCTTGCACAGTCGCGACCGGGTACCAACGTGCTGCTGGTGACGATCGAGCTCTGCACGCTTGCGCTTCGGCTCGACGAACTCACCAAGGCCAACATTGTCGCCGTCAGCCTGTTCGGCGACGGCGCAGCGGCGATCGTATTGCGGGCGGGCGATGGCGGCGCGACCCAGATCGAGGATGCCGGCGAACACCTTTGGCCCGATACGCTCGGCATCATGGGCTGGAGTGTCGATCCGGAAGGCTTTGGCGTTATCTTCCGCCGTACCATCCCCGATTTCGTCATTGCGCATCTCAATCCCGCCGTGGCGCAAATTCTTGCGCGCATGCAGTTGTCGATGGCCGACATTGACCGGTACATTTGCCATCCCGGGGGCGCCAAGGTCGTCAGCGCGCTGGAAACCGCACTGGCACTCGATCGGGGTTCGCTCGACCACGAACGCCAGATTATCGCCGACTATGGCAACATGTCCTCACCCACCATCCTGTTCGTGCTTGAACAGGCGCGCGCGAAAGGGTTGCCGGCACGCTCGCTGTTGACGGCGCTTGGACCCGGCTTCACGGCAAGCTGCGTCGCGCTGCGGCACGCCGCGTGACACCGGCCGAAATCATTCTCGGGGCCGTCACGTTGCAGCGTGCCGGTGAACTCCTCATTTCCAGCACCAACACCCGCAAACTGCTGGCCCGCGGCGCCGTCGAGGCGGCGCCCGGGCATTACCCGTTGATCGTCGCGGTGCACGGCGCCTGGCTGATATCGCTATGGGTCCTGGCGCGCGATCAGCCGGTAAATATCGTTGCCCTGCTGCTCTATCTCGCCTTGCAGGGCTTTCGTTTCTGGGTGATGTGGACGCTCGGCTCGCGATGGACGACGCGGATTATTGTTCTGCCGGAACAACGCCTGGTGTCGGCTGGACCCTATCGCTTTTTGTCGCATCCCAATTACGCCGTCGTTGCTGGCGAGATCGCCGTACTTCCGCTGGTTCTGGGTCTGCCGCTGCTGGCCGCCGCCTTCACGGCGCTCAACGCCATGGTTCTCGCGATCCGCATAGCAGCCGAAAACCGCGCCCTCGCCGCGTTTCGTGAGACGATGCAGCGCGGCGCGCGATGAGCGCGTCAGTTACCGCGCCGGATAAGGTCGGCGCTGCCACGTGGTCAGGCTTCGTCCTGATGTGCCTCGGCATGTTCATGGCGATCCTCGACATTCAGGTCGTCGCGACGTCGTTGCCCACGATCCAGGATGCACTCGCGATATCGCGGGATGCGATGAGCTGGATTCAAACCGCCTATCTGATTTCCGAGATCATCGCCATTCCGCTGACGGGATGGCTGACGCGCGTCCTGACATTGCGCTGGCTGTTCGTTGCTGCGATCAGCCTCTTTACGCTCGCGTCCGTCGGCTGCGCGTTCAGCGGCAATTTTCTGACGCTGGTCAGCTTCCGTGTGCTGCAGGGTTTCGCCGGGGGCACACTGATTCCGGCAGTATTTTCTGCTGTCTTCTTACTGTTTCCGATCCGTTTGCATCCAGTTGCCACCACGATGGCCGGCATTATGGCCGTGCTGGCACCCACGATCGGGCCCGTGGTCGGTGGCTGGATCACCGAGACCTATTCCTGGCATTGGCTGTTTCTGATCAACGTCGCCCCCGGCGTCATTGCGGCGGCCGCTACGCCATTCCTGTTGCCCCGCGCGAGAACTTGTTTCGCCAGGCTGGCCACGCTCGACGGATACTCGCTCGCGCTGATGGCCATCTCGCTTGCCAGCCTGGAGATTGGCCTGAAGCAAGCCCCGCATGATGGCTGGTTTTCTCTCCTCTGCTCCAGCCTGTTTCTGCTGAGCGTCGCCGCGGCAATCGGCTTCGCCGTCAGAACGCTCAAGGCCGCGCATCCCTTGATCGAACTGTCGACGCTGAGGATTCGTCCGTTTGCGATCGGCTGTGCGCTGAGTTTTTGTCTTGGGGTCGGATTATTCGGCTCGGTCTATCTCATGCCGGTATTCCTCGCCTACGTTCGACACCACGACGCCTATGAAATCGGTACCATCATGCTCGTCACTGGCGTCTCGCAGCTGGTGACCGCGCCGATTGCCGGCGCACTGGAAAGCAGGCTCGATCCCCGTCTGTTATCGGTGGCGGGGTTCGCTTTGTTCGCGCTCGGACTGGGTTGCAGTGCAATGCAAAGCCGCGTCGCCGATTTTCACGAGATGTTCTGGCCGCAAGTCCTGCGCGGCGTCGCCATCATGTTCTGCCTGCTGCCGCCAACGCGGCTTGCGCTGGGCGCGCTGGCCGAAGCCGAGGTGCCCGACGCAAGCGGCCTGTTCAACCTGATGCGAAACCTCGGCGGCGCGATCGGTATCGCCCTGATCGACACCATCCTCTATGGCCGGACCGGCGGACACGCCGAAGCTCTGCGCGACCGGCTGATCGCGGGCGACATCACGGCGGCGGGGGCGATCGGGCTCGATTTGAACTTGTTCACGCACCGGCCTCCTGGCGCGTCGGACGCTACCGTTGAAGCCTATCTTCGTCCGATGGTCGAGAAGGCGGCTTTCGCGATCAGCACCAACGAAGCCTGGGCCCTGCTCGCCATCGCGGCGCTGCTCGGACTTTTGCTCGTTCCGTTCGCGGGGCAGCCACCGCGAAACTCGGACGCGGACGTGCGGAAAGATTGACAGCGCTGCCGAGCGCAGCGCTCTGGCATTCTTATGGGGAACCAATCAACGGTCCCTGCCGATGTCTGTGCGCCCGATCATTTCGACGCCGAATCCTTCGAGAACAGCGTGATCGCCTCCTGCACGGTGGTCATGAATTGCGCGGGGAAGATGATGGTCGAATTCTTCTCGACCGAGATTTCCGCCATCGTCTGCAGGGTGCGCAGTTGCAGCGCGACGGGATGTTGCGTGATGATGTCGGCCGCCTCGCCGAGTTTTACCGCCGCCTGGTATTCACCTTCGGCGGCGACGATCTTGGCGCGGCGCTCGCGCTCGGCTTCTGCTTCCTTGGCCATCGCGCGTTGCATATTGTCCGGCAGCGTGATGTCCTTGATCTCGACCGCGGTGACCTGGGTACCCCATGGCTCGGTGTGCTGGTCGATGACGTTCTTGATCTGATCGTTGATGCTGGCGGTGTCCGACAACAGCTGATCGAGGCTGAAGCGTCCGACCACATTTCGCACGGTGGTCTGGCTGATCTGATTGATCGCGTTGTAGACGTTTTCGATCGCGATCACGGCCTTTTCCGGATCGGTGATGTGATAGTAAGCGACCGCGGCGATATCGATCGAAACATTGTCCTTGGTGATGATCTTTTGCGAAGGGATCTGCATGGTGACGGTGCGCAAGGACACTCGCACCATCTGCTGAATCGGGACGAAAATCAGCGTCAACCCAGGCCCGCGGACACCTGCAAACTTGCCGAGCAGAAACACCACCCCGCGCTCATATTGCTTCAACACCCGCAGAGAAGCGATGACATAGAGCGCAATCGGTATGACAAGAAAGTAAATCCCGTCCATGGTGTCCTCATCGGTTGTCGCGCCGCACTTCTTCGGTCAGCAGTATAGGCCGACAATTTCATGGCGCCACGTCGCATCGGTGCCAGAGAGCCCAGCAGTGCGTGGTCCAGGCGGCCGCCGCCCCTTGCGTGATGGTGCCGTGCGGTTCACTCGATTGCCGCGTCGGGTGGACGCCAGCCGGTATTGCGCACGGTCAGACCAAGCGCTTTTGCAATCTTCAAGTTGACGATGAGTTCAATCTGTCGGTGCAAAACGGGTAGGTCGCCCAACATTGCGTCCCGTAGGCTTGCTATCCCCCTTCCCGATCGGAGTCGCCTTCCGCCAGCACGGTGCGACGATGGTAGATTAAATTGTCGAGCCGATGGGCGACCGCAATCAACGCCTGCGTCGCTACTGACCCGCTCTCGTCTCGATCAGCGGATTTCAGCAGCTCGGCCCGAAGGATCGCGTCGACTTCATCCTCGATAGCCATCAATTCGGCCTCATCGTCGACTTTTCGTATCCGCCCCGGCAAGATACAAAGTGCATCCAATGAGGGATGTGCTGCCTCGCTCTGCCGAACACCCAGAAATCGC is part of the Bradyrhizobium erythrophlei genome and encodes:
- a CDS encoding type III polyketide synthase yields the protein MSKAALVSLATSVPPHAFLQKDVLAAAWNVFGPRFPEFERFSSIFSNTGIVKRHGVKPFDWYLEPRGWPERTEAFLGGAEALFVDVAEKALASANLAGSDIDTVVTVSSTGIATPSLEARVARRMGFRSDVTRVPVFGLGCAGGASGLSIASRLAQSRPGTNVLLVTIELCTLALRLDELTKANIVAVSLFGDGAAAIVLRAGDGGATQIEDAGEHLWPDTLGIMGWSVDPEGFGVIFRRTIPDFVIAHLNPAVAQILARMQLSMADIDRYICHPGGAKVVSALETALALDRGSLDHERQIIADYGNMSSPTILFVLEQARAKGLPARSLLTALGPGFTASCVALRHAA
- a CDS encoding isoprenylcysteine carboxyl methyltransferase family protein, with protein sequence MTPAEIILGAVTLQRAGELLISSTNTRKLLARGAVEAAPGHYPLIVAVHGAWLISLWVLARDQPVNIVALLLYLALQGFRFWVMWTLGSRWTTRIIVLPEQRLVSAGPYRFLSHPNYAVVAGEIAVLPLVLGLPLLAAAFTALNAMVLAIRIAAENRALAAFRETMQRGAR
- a CDS encoding DHA2 family efflux MFS transporter permease subunit, with product MSASVTAPDKVGAATWSGFVLMCLGMFMAILDIQVVATSLPTIQDALAISRDAMSWIQTAYLISEIIAIPLTGWLTRVLTLRWLFVAAISLFTLASVGCAFSGNFLTLVSFRVLQGFAGGTLIPAVFSAVFLLFPIRLHPVATTMAGIMAVLAPTIGPVVGGWITETYSWHWLFLINVAPGVIAAAATPFLLPRARTCFARLATLDGYSLALMAISLASLEIGLKQAPHDGWFSLLCSSLFLLSVAAAIGFAVRTLKAAHPLIELSTLRIRPFAIGCALSFCLGVGLFGSVYLMPVFLAYVRHHDAYEIGTIMLVTGVSQLVTAPIAGALESRLDPRLLSVAGFALFALGLGCSAMQSRVADFHEMFWPQVLRGVAIMFCLLPPTRLALGALAEAEVPDASGLFNLMRNLGGAIGIALIDTILYGRTGGHAEALRDRLIAGDITAAGAIGLDLNLFTHRPPGASDATVEAYLRPMVEKAAFAISTNEAWALLAIAALLGLLLVPFAGQPPRNSDADVRKD
- a CDS encoding SPFH domain-containing protein, encoding MDGIYFLVIPIALYVIASLRVLKQYERGVVFLLGKFAGVRGPGLTLIFVPIQQMVRVSLRTVTMQIPSQKIITKDNVSIDIAAVAYYHITDPEKAVIAIENVYNAINQISQTTVRNVVGRFSLDQLLSDTASINDQIKNVIDQHTEPWGTQVTAVEIKDITLPDNMQRAMAKEAEAERERRAKIVAAEGEYQAAVKLGEAADIITQHPVALQLRTLQTMAEISVEKNSTIIFPAQFMTTVQEAITLFSKDSASK